A genomic stretch from Kribbella amoyensis includes:
- a CDS encoding arylsulfatase — protein MGSARPNVLIILVDDMGYSDIGCYGGEIGTPAIDSLAATGARLTNFYNTARCSPSRASLLTGLHPHQTGVAELVNNDGPGGYPGSLTERSATLAETFRAAGYRTHLTGKWHLSNERERPDGSWPTRRGFDRFWGTISGAGSYFQTTTLHDGETPVPLSELGPDFYYTDEIGTHAAAAIRDQGDDGQPFFGYVAFTAPHWPLHAKESDLVETRGQFDEGWDVLRTRRRRRQLDAGICSADATLDQRDPAVPAWADEPEQKWQLERMEAYAAQVRAMDRAVGTILTALDETGQRDNTIVLFLSDNGGCAEELRSDAEAADQFRRQHLIIPPSAPDGTPMRVGNSPTIRPGTADTYTSYGQAWANLSNTPFRLYKRWVHEGGIATPLIVSWPAGGLSDGVFDAPHQLTDIAPTLLQATGVPAVVERDGQSLPALRGVSMLDLLRGGSGVEHDLFWEHIGNAAVRSGDWKLVREYEGAWELYDLAADRSESNDLAAEHPERVEDLAAKWQAWADSIGVIPYGDVLAARASMPKQPA, from the coding sequence ATGGGATCCGCGCGACCGAACGTCCTGATCATCCTGGTCGACGACATGGGGTACTCCGACATCGGCTGTTACGGCGGCGAGATCGGTACTCCGGCGATCGACAGCCTCGCCGCCACCGGGGCCCGGCTGACGAACTTCTACAACACGGCGCGCTGCAGCCCGTCGCGCGCGTCGCTGCTGACCGGTCTGCACCCGCATCAGACCGGCGTCGCCGAACTGGTGAACAACGACGGCCCCGGCGGGTACCCGGGCAGCCTGACCGAGCGGTCCGCCACCCTGGCCGAGACGTTCCGCGCCGCCGGGTACCGGACCCACCTGACCGGCAAGTGGCACCTGTCGAACGAGCGGGAGCGGCCGGACGGGAGCTGGCCGACGCGGCGCGGGTTCGACCGGTTCTGGGGGACGATCAGCGGTGCCGGGAGCTACTTCCAGACGACCACGTTGCACGACGGCGAGACCCCGGTACCGCTGTCCGAGCTCGGGCCGGACTTCTACTACACCGACGAGATCGGGACGCACGCCGCGGCCGCGATCCGGGACCAGGGCGACGACGGCCAGCCGTTCTTCGGGTACGTCGCGTTCACGGCGCCGCACTGGCCGTTGCACGCCAAGGAGTCCGATCTGGTCGAGACACGCGGCCAGTTCGACGAGGGCTGGGACGTCCTGCGGACCCGTCGTCGCCGGCGCCAGCTCGACGCCGGGATCTGCTCCGCCGACGCGACACTCGACCAGCGGGACCCGGCCGTTCCGGCGTGGGCGGACGAGCCCGAGCAGAAGTGGCAGCTGGAGCGGATGGAGGCGTACGCCGCCCAGGTCCGGGCGATGGACCGCGCCGTCGGGACGATCCTGACCGCGCTGGACGAGACCGGGCAGCGGGACAACACGATCGTGCTGTTCCTGTCGGACAACGGTGGGTGCGCCGAGGAACTGCGCAGTGACGCGGAGGCCGCGGACCAGTTCCGCCGGCAGCACCTGATCATCCCGCCGAGCGCGCCCGACGGTACCCCGATGCGGGTGGGCAACTCGCCCACGATCCGGCCGGGCACGGCGGACACGTACACGAGCTACGGCCAGGCCTGGGCGAATCTCTCGAACACCCCGTTCCGCCTGTACAAGCGCTGGGTCCATGAGGGCGGGATCGCGACTCCGCTGATCGTGTCGTGGCCTGCCGGCGGTCTGAGCGACGGCGTGTTCGACGCACCGCACCAGCTGACCGACATCGCCCCGACGTTGCTGCAGGCAACCGGCGTCCCGGCGGTCGTCGAGCGGGACGGGCAGTCCTTGCCGGCCCTGCGAGGTGTCAGCATGCTGGACCTGCTCCGGGGTGGATCCGGCGTCGAGCACGACCTGTTCTGGGAGCACATCGGTAACGCCGCGGTCCGGTCCGGCGACTGGAAGCTCGTCCGCGAGTACGAGGGCGCGTGGGAGCTGTACGACCTCGCTGCGGATCGGAGTGAGAGCAACGACCTCGCGGCGGAGCACCCTGAGCGGGTCGAGGACCTCGCCGCGAAATGGCAGGCCTGGGCGGACTCGATCGGCGTGATCCCGTACGGCGATGTCCTCGCGGCCCGCGCGTCGATGCCGAAACAGCCCGCCTGA
- a CDS encoding ROK family transcriptional regulator: protein MTAVPRSAQLSDIRQQNYSTIMRELMRSGPTARTDLATAIGMSTGSVTRLTGALVRSGLVTEVTEPTQRGMGRPKVPVAIDGSRYGVIGVHFGLHRTMTCLIDLRGRLIAELPTTERTTNLRPLVRSVARSVHKMLDTHDLTVLGVGASTGGWVDSAAGKVHSQPVLGWQDAPLAAMLGDLVDRPIRVDSQVRALALAEHWFGAATGVDNFIHLFVGNVIGAGYVFNGSPYRGAHSAAGGLDHLPVAGRSSEPCTCGSRTCFAAVGGDLEVARRARAAGLISGDQEVYDVFALAVNGDARARRLLQDRAALVGTATATLIELLDPELVVIGGGIAAPVDHVAVLRESARAKLAVDRGGDVEARIRASAFGPHALGIAAAAIMLDAVYRSPETFVAALRANAV, encoded by the coding sequence ATGACAGCCGTCCCGCGTTCTGCCCAGCTGAGCGATATCCGGCAGCAGAACTACTCGACGATCATGCGCGAGCTGATGCGCTCCGGACCGACCGCGCGCACCGACCTCGCCACCGCGATCGGGATGTCGACCGGATCGGTCACCCGGCTGACCGGTGCCCTGGTCCGCTCCGGGCTGGTCACCGAGGTCACCGAGCCGACGCAGCGCGGGATGGGCCGCCCGAAGGTCCCGGTCGCCATCGACGGGTCGCGGTACGGCGTGATCGGGGTGCACTTCGGCCTGCACCGGACGATGACCTGCCTGATCGACCTCCGCGGCCGGCTGATCGCCGAACTCCCGACCACCGAGCGGACCACCAACCTCCGGCCGCTGGTACGGAGTGTGGCGCGCTCGGTCCACAAGATGCTCGACACGCACGACCTGACCGTGCTCGGGGTCGGCGCGAGTACCGGTGGCTGGGTCGACAGCGCGGCCGGGAAGGTGCACAGCCAGCCGGTCCTCGGGTGGCAGGACGCCCCGCTGGCGGCGATGCTCGGCGACCTGGTGGACCGGCCGATCCGGGTCGACTCGCAGGTCCGGGCACTCGCGCTGGCCGAGCACTGGTTCGGCGCGGCGACCGGCGTGGACAACTTCATCCACCTGTTCGTCGGCAACGTCATCGGCGCGGGGTACGTGTTCAACGGATCCCCGTACCGGGGCGCGCACTCGGCCGCCGGCGGTCTGGATCACCTCCCCGTCGCGGGCCGGTCCAGCGAGCCGTGCACCTGTGGCAGCCGGACCTGTTTCGCCGCGGTCGGCGGGGACCTCGAGGTCGCCCGCCGGGCCCGCGCGGCCGGCCTGATCAGCGGCGACCAGGAGGTGTACGACGTGTTCGCCCTCGCCGTGAACGGTGACGCCCGGGCCCGCCGGCTGCTCCAGGATCGGGCCGCCCTGGTCGGGACCGCGACGGCGACCCTGATCGAGCTGCTCGATCCCGAACTCGTCGTGATCGGTGGCGGGATCGCCGCTCCGGTCGACCACGTCGCGGTCCTGCGCGAGAGTGCGCGGGCCAAGCTCGCGGTCGACCGGGGCGGCGACGTCGAGGCACGGATCCGGGCCAGCGCCTTCGGCCCGCACGCCCTCGGCATCGCCGCCGCCGCGATCATGCTGGACGCCGTCTACCGCTCCCCCGAGACCTTCGTCGCCGCTCTCAGGGCGAACGCCGTCTAG
- a CDS encoding alpha-L-arabinofuranosidase C-terminal domain-containing protein, with translation MSTRATFKLRGTVNGTIRPEIYGQFLSRRRWVADEALHNPGHPDADADGLRRTVVDAITGLGAPVVRWPGGCTGTSYEWERGVGPSEERDRTVDWHFGYDVGNGFGTAEFVAYCRRIGAEPQINLTTGTGSLREALAWVEYCNGTGDSVYANLRRSHGYEEPFDVRYWQIGNEEWGSWELGQVGPRDNAVRCREWAKAIKRIDPTLKVLAIGCFEPAQAVDWNLALLREAWEHIDYLTLHTYWPFDPASEDGGYARVLSGPYRTEADIVAIQGLVDLVAREKPGTPKPELAFTEWNCADATRFEMSPKWRPGQTRYRTVDALAVASFLNVLQRQSHSVTLANFAQTINVVGALVVTDDQVVHETVYWPLKLQRHHSGTVSLAGDTATTTVPGETLERTSLDLPAVDISASTNPGDTTVWLSVVNRARTPVHLTLDLGRPLATNLVRLHQLHTDDPLTQNTVTTPDAVTPTSEELKLDDDRTVELPASSYSIIELTTATPLAG, from the coding sequence GTGAGCACACGAGCGACGTTCAAGCTGCGCGGGACCGTCAACGGGACGATCCGGCCGGAGATCTACGGGCAGTTCCTGTCCCGCCGCCGCTGGGTGGCCGACGAGGCGCTGCACAACCCCGGTCACCCGGACGCGGATGCCGACGGCTTGCGGCGGACCGTGGTCGACGCGATCACGGGTCTCGGTGCGCCCGTGGTCCGCTGGCCGGGTGGGTGCACGGGGACGTCGTACGAGTGGGAGCGCGGGGTCGGCCCGAGCGAGGAGCGCGACCGGACCGTCGACTGGCACTTCGGGTACGACGTCGGGAACGGGTTCGGGACCGCGGAGTTCGTGGCGTACTGCCGGCGGATCGGGGCCGAGCCGCAGATCAACCTCACCACCGGGACGGGTTCGCTGCGCGAGGCGCTCGCCTGGGTCGAGTACTGCAACGGCACCGGCGACTCGGTGTACGCGAACCTGCGGCGCTCGCACGGGTACGAGGAACCGTTCGACGTCCGGTACTGGCAGATCGGCAACGAGGAGTGGGGTTCCTGGGAACTCGGCCAGGTCGGCCCGCGGGACAACGCCGTCCGCTGCCGCGAATGGGCCAAGGCGATCAAGCGCATCGACCCGACCCTGAAGGTGCTCGCGATCGGCTGCTTCGAGCCCGCGCAGGCGGTCGACTGGAACCTCGCCCTGCTCCGGGAGGCGTGGGAGCACATCGACTACCTGACGCTGCACACGTACTGGCCGTTCGACCCCGCGTCCGAGGACGGCGGCTACGCCCGCGTCCTCAGCGGCCCGTACCGCACCGAGGCCGACATCGTCGCGATCCAGGGCCTGGTCGACCTGGTCGCCCGCGAGAAGCCCGGGACGCCGAAGCCGGAGCTCGCCTTCACCGAGTGGAACTGCGCCGACGCCACCCGGTTCGAGATGAGCCCGAAGTGGCGGCCGGGACAGACGCGGTACCGGACCGTGGACGCGTTGGCGGTCGCGTCGTTCCTGAACGTCCTGCAGCGTCAGTCCCACAGCGTCACGCTGGCGAACTTCGCCCAGACCATCAACGTCGTCGGCGCCCTCGTGGTCACCGACGACCAGGTGGTCCACGAAACCGTCTACTGGCCCCTGAAGCTGCAACGCCACCACAGCGGTACCGTCTCCCTCGCCGGTGACACGGCGACCACGACCGTCCCTGGCGAGACCCTCGAACGGACGTCGCTCGACCTTCCCGCGGTCGACATCAGCGCCTCGACGAACCCGGGCGACACCACCGTCTGGCTCTCGGTCGTCAACCGCGCCCGTACCCCGGTCCACCTCACCCTGGACCTCGGCCGGCCGCTGGCGACCAACCTCGTCCGCCTGCACCAGCTCCACACCGACGACCCGCTGACCCAGAACACCGTCACCACCCCCGACGCGGTCACCCCGACCTCCGAGGAACTCAAGCTGGACGACGACCGAACCGTCGAACTCCCGGCAAGCTCGTACTCGATCATCGAACTCACCACGGCCACCCCGCTCGCCGGCTGA
- a CDS encoding DNA/RNA non-specific endonuclease, translating to MANHPRGRSGRVEQAADPDDVQAVGYGPRDVPQAPERYAGLVVHKETSGRGERWNDQLMQPEPSAVYVVDERYLYVTDKAGRVTHAEGWLGWLPSAENDERRNLQAQREAGEPYRQREDDGGHLFATSLDGPGEAINLTAQSRTQNQAVKGSDNWRRMEESWQALRAAGIQVHASIDVRYADASSRRPSARAVIDRHEGSRSPRRIFKETKPRPTRGHE from the coding sequence ATGGCCAACCACCCTCGCGGCCGTTCGGGCCGGGTCGAGCAGGCTGCGGACCCGGACGACGTCCAGGCCGTGGGGTACGGTCCCCGCGATGTTCCCCAGGCACCTGAGCGGTACGCCGGGCTGGTCGTGCACAAGGAGACCTCGGGACGGGGCGAGCGCTGGAACGACCAGCTGATGCAACCCGAGCCATCCGCGGTGTACGTGGTCGACGAACGCTACCTGTACGTCACCGACAAGGCGGGCCGGGTCACCCATGCCGAGGGGTGGCTCGGGTGGCTGCCGTCGGCGGAGAACGACGAGCGGCGCAATCTCCAGGCCCAGCGCGAAGCCGGCGAGCCGTATCGGCAGCGCGAGGACGACGGTGGGCATCTGTTCGCGACGTCGCTCGACGGGCCGGGTGAGGCGATCAACCTCACCGCGCAGTCGCGGACCCAGAACCAGGCGGTGAAGGGCAGCGACAACTGGCGCCGGATGGAGGAGAGCTGGCAGGCGCTGCGGGCCGCCGGGATCCAGGTGCACGCGAGCATCGACGTCCGCTACGCCGATGCCTCGTCGCGCCGGCCGTCGGCCCGGGCCGTCATCGACCGTCATGAAGGCAGCAGGTCTCCCCGGCGTATTTTCAAGGAGACCAAGCCGCGACCGACCCGGGGACACGAATGA